From Scleropages formosus chromosome 1, fSclFor1.1, whole genome shotgun sequence, a single genomic window includes:
- the mylz3 gene encoding myosin, light polypeptide 3, skeletal muscle, with protein sequence MADFTADQLEDFKEAFGLFDRVGDNKVAYNQVADIMRALGQNPTNKDVNKILGDPSAEDMANKRIDFDAFLPMLKTVHALQKGTYDDYVEGLRVFDKEGNGTVMGAELRIVLSTLGEKMNEREVDTLMQGQEDENGCVNYESFVKAIMSV encoded by the exons ACTTCAAAGAGGCCTTTGGCCTCTTTGACAGGGTTGGAGACAACAAGGTGGCCTACAACCAAGTGGCTGACATCATGCGTGCCCTTGGACAGAACCCTACCAACAAGGATGTTAACAAAATCCTGGGTGACCCCAGCGCAGAGG ACATGGCCAACAAGAGGATTGACTTTGATGCTTTCCTGCCCATGCTGAAGACAGTACATGCCCTTCAAAAGGGAACCTATGATGACTATGTTGAGGGTCTGCGCGTCTTCGACAAGGAGGGCAACGGCACAGTGATGGGTGCTGAGTTGCGCATCGTACTCTCAACACTCG GTGAGAAGATGAATGAAAGAGAGGTCGACACCCTCATGCAGGGGCAGGAAGACGAGAATGGCTGCGTCAACTACGAGT CTTTCGTCAAGGCCATCATGTCTGTGTAA